The proteins below come from a single Patescibacteria group bacterium genomic window:
- a CDS encoding class F sortase → MTMLVLAVFGVLTWRDILVSDVPAMPAAWASVGAAVSAKTLDFGGAAAVPVSIGAPVRIKIPRIGVNAVIESVGLAADGSMGIPRKPRNVAWYQPGPHPGEAGSAVISGHVDWYGGITGAFAGLRRLKPGDKIAVQDDTGSIIYFVVRESRMYDASADATEVFVSIDGKAHLNLITCAGKWDRRAKQYTQRLVVFADQESN, encoded by the coding sequence ATGACCATGCTCGTCCTGGCGGTCTTTGGCGTCCTCACATGGCGCGATATCCTAGTCTCTGATGTGCCGGCGATGCCGGCCGCTTGGGCCAGCGTTGGGGCGGCTGTCAGCGCCAAGACACTTGATTTCGGCGGAGCGGCTGCCGTGCCAGTGAGCATCGGCGCGCCCGTGCGTATCAAGATACCCCGCATTGGCGTGAACGCGGTGATCGAGAGTGTCGGTCTGGCGGCTGACGGATCGATGGGTATCCCCAGGAAACCCCGCAACGTCGCCTGGTATCAGCCGGGTCCGCACCCGGGAGAAGCGGGGAGCGCGGTCATCTCCGGACACGTTGACTGGTATGGTGGCATCACCGGAGCGTTCGCTGGCCTGCGCAGGCTAAAGCCGGGCGACAAGATCGCGGTGCAGGACGACACCGGCTCAATCATTTATTTCGTCGTCCGCGAGAGTCGGATGTATGACGCTTCGGCGGACGCGACCGAGGTCTTCGTTTCAATTGACGGAAAAGCGCATCTCAACCTGATCACCTGCGCCGGGAAGTGGGACCGGCGCGCCAAACAGTATACCCAGCGTCTGGTGGTGTTTGCCGATCAAGAATCGAACTGA
- a CDS encoding ice-binding family protein — protein sequence MRISKAYLGGAAAVFSLVLGLVAPSAVFAATAPNLGTAAPFSAWGKTGVTNNSNVGTTHHWGNVGADLLASITNLDDAAQVDGSIIAPTPAALQTDISNAYGALTAQGPGIILDLAGTNTVGPGVYNVAATTLNGTLTLDGAGVYVFLGSATTPVTGQMVLTNGACASDVFWAVADSMTIGAGSHMEGTIITNTSLISFGDSATLKGRALSHIAAVTMINSQITEPVCVVPPASGSVQPSTITVTKHVVNDNGRTNTISDFSLFVNGTPVVSGVTNTFPAISGVYTVTETGNQNYTVAFSGDCDHNGGMNLTSGQNKFCIVTNDDIGAPVVVPPVPPLIDVVKVPSPLALPAGPGAVTYTYTLRNIGTVPVTDITLVGDTCSPINLVSGDINSDAKLQVNETWVYRCNWTLAQTHTNTVVATGWANGISATDIASATVVVGTPIVPPLIHVTKTPAPLTLLAGGGMVTYTKKVTNPGTVALSNVRLTDDKCAVVTYISGDVNGDSKLDPAETWTYTCQANLTQTTVNTVTAAGDANGLTARDFALATVVVAAAVPALPKTGFGPVSIAVVAVGIFAVLLALYVIRRKQTA from the coding sequence ATGAGAATATCTAAAGCATATTTGGGAGGCGCCGCGGCGGTGTTTTCCCTGGTCCTCGGTCTGGTCGCGCCTAGCGCTGTTTTCGCGGCGACGGCTCCAAACCTCGGTACAGCCGCCCCTTTTTCTGCCTGGGGAAAGACCGGTGTGACGAACAACTCCAACGTCGGAACGACGCATCACTGGGGCAATGTCGGCGCCGACCTCCTGGCTAGCATCACCAACCTTGATGATGCCGCGCAGGTTGATGGATCGATCATCGCCCCGACACCAGCAGCGCTGCAGACCGACATCAGCAACGCCTATGGCGCGCTCACGGCTCAGGGCCCCGGCATCATCCTCGATCTCGCCGGGACAAACACGGTCGGACCGGGCGTCTATAACGTCGCTGCGACCACGCTGAACGGTACTCTCACCCTCGACGGAGCGGGTGTCTACGTCTTCCTTGGTTCAGCCACGACCCCGGTCACCGGGCAGATGGTCCTGACCAACGGCGCTTGCGCAAGCGACGTATTCTGGGCAGTCGCGGATTCCATGACCATCGGTGCCGGTTCGCACATGGAAGGAACCATCATCACCAACACCTCGCTCATCTCTTTCGGGGATTCCGCGACCCTGAAAGGCCGCGCCTTGTCGCATATCGCTGCGGTGACGATGATCAACTCGCAGATCACTGAGCCGGTCTGCGTGGTCCCGCCCGCATCGGGCAGCGTTCAGCCATCGACGATCACCGTCACCAAGCACGTCGTCAATGATAACGGGAGGACGAATACTATCTCCGACTTTTCGTTGTTCGTTAACGGTACGCCGGTCGTTTCTGGCGTGACCAACACATTCCCCGCGATCTCCGGCGTGTATACCGTGACCGAGACCGGGAATCAGAACTACACCGTGGCTTTCTCCGGCGATTGCGACCACAACGGCGGCATGAACCTCACATCCGGCCAGAACAAGTTCTGTATCGTCACGAACGACGACATCGGCGCGCCGGTGGTCGTTCCGCCCGTGCCGCCGCTCATTGACGTGGTGAAAGTCCCCAGCCCGCTGGCCCTGCCAGCCGGCCCCGGCGCGGTGACCTACACCTACACGCTCCGCAACATCGGGACGGTCCCGGTGACCGACATCACGCTAGTCGGCGACACCTGCAGCCCCATCAATCTCGTTTCCGGCGACATCAATAGCGATGCCAAGCTTCAGGTGAACGAGACGTGGGTGTACCGCTGCAATTGGACGCTCGCGCAAACTCACACCAACACCGTCGTCGCGACTGGTTGGGCCAACGGCATCAGCGCCACCGATATCGCCAGCGCCACGGTCGTCGTCGGAACGCCGATAGTGCCGCCGCTCATCCACGTGACCAAGACTCCGGCTCCGTTGACGCTTTTGGCCGGCGGGGGAATGGTCACCTATACCAAGAAGGTCACCAATCCGGGAACGGTCGCTTTGAGCAACGTCCGGCTCACTGATGATAAGTGCGCCGTCGTGACGTATATTTCCGGCGACGTGAACGGCGACTCCAAGCTCGATCCCGCCGAAACCTGGACCTATACCTGCCAGGCGAACCTCACTCAGACCACGGTGAACACGGTCACGGCCGCCGGTGACGCCAACGGCTTGACGGCGCGGGACTTCGCTCTCGCCACCGTCGTCGTGGCCGCGGCCGTCCCGGCGCTGCCGAAGACCGGATTCGGTCCGGTCAGCATCGCTGTCGTCGCGGTTGGCATCTTCGCGGTCTTGCTCGCCCTCTACGTCATTCGGCGAAAACAGACCGCGTAG
- a CDS encoding response regulator, whose product MEKPTVKHILVVDDDSMTRRLFGSLLARAGFEVLYAKDGNDGREMARRLHPDLILLDLNMPVMDGMETADRLKSDADPVVASIPIILLTSEDLSIEAQKAVKELGVLDYLQKGVTNEEFIERVQKIIGAPQKPAIVK is encoded by the coding sequence ATGGAAAAACCCACGGTCAAGCATATCCTAGTCGTCGATGATGATTCCATGACCCGCAGGCTTTTTGGATCATTGCTCGCCAGAGCCGGTTTTGAGGTTCTGTATGCGAAAGACGGCAATGACGGCCGCGAAATGGCCAGGAGGCTGCATCCGGACCTGATCCTGCTCGATCTAAACATGCCCGTAATGGACGGCATGGAAACGGCTGACAGGCTCAAAAGCGATGCTGATCCCGTGGTCGCAAGCATCCCGATCATCCTGCTCACGAGCGAGGATCTCAGCATTGAAGCTCAGAAGGCGGTCAAAGAATTGGGGGTGCTGGATTATTTACAGAAGGGCGTCACCAACGAAGAATTCATTGAACGGGTCCAAAAAATCATCGGTGCGCCGCAAAAACCGGCGATCGTGAAATAG
- a CDS encoding PAS domain S-box protein codes for MATIKDPKNGKEVSPNGADKVGDAAAAVGSGQTALYTRSLIEASLDPLLAISPEGKITDVNEATVKMTGVVREKIIGSDFFSYFTDAEKAREGYQLVFKEGAVIDYPLTIRQKTGKVIDVFFNASVYKDEAGNVLGVSAVARDVTASKQALFYARSVIEAGLDPMVTVSPDGKITDVNEAKVSITGVPREKLIGSDFASYFTDPAEALQGHQQVFREGFIREYPLVLRHVSGRLTDVLYNASVYKDDKGNVFGAIAALRDITDRKKVEEKLHETSAYARSLIEASLDPLFIISPDGKITGVNLATEGVTGVTREWLIDSDFSTYFTEPSKARDSYRKVLKQGQVRDYPLSIHNASGTITDVSFNASVYKDALGVVRGIFATARDVTETKKLSRYARSLIEASLDPLFTVSANGKIMDMNEAAIRATGVLREKLVGTNFPDYFTEPQKAREGYELVFKQGSIADYPLTIRSQSGNLVDVLYNASVYKDDKGNVLGVTGVMRDNTRAKEKIDVIASTSKEMEAFSGSASHDLRAPLRVIDGYAQMLLEDYAAKLDDNGKQIVANIRASSAQMRKLIDDLLTFSRLGQQEIKKEYVAMGAMAEEVFEELKKAAPDRQIECNIQKLPDSRADKSTLRLVWTNLLSNAIKYTGPREKAVIEVGSRIETDKITYYVKDNGVGFDMKDVNKLFNVFQRLHSIDEFEGTGVGLANIKRIIERHGGTAWAEGKVGEGATFYFTLPKV; via the coding sequence ATGGCCACAATCAAAGATCCAAAGAACGGGAAAGAAGTCTCCCCCAACGGCGCCGACAAGGTTGGTGATGCCGCCGCGGCCGTCGGGTCTGGTCAAACCGCGCTCTACACCCGCAGCCTGATCGAAGCCAGTCTTGATCCTTTGCTGGCCATCAGTCCGGAAGGAAAGATCACCGACGTTAATGAGGCAACGGTAAAAATGACCGGCGTTGTCCGTGAAAAGATCATCGGCTCCGACTTTTTCAGTTATTTTACTGACGCGGAAAAAGCCCGCGAAGGATACCAGTTGGTCTTTAAAGAAGGAGCCGTCATCGACTATCCGCTCACCATTCGCCAAAAAACCGGCAAAGTCATCGACGTATTCTTTAACGCCTCGGTCTACAAGGATGAAGCAGGAAACGTGCTCGGAGTCTCGGCTGTCGCTCGCGACGTTACCGCGTCCAAGCAGGCGCTGTTTTACGCCCGCAGCGTCATCGAGGCGGGTCTTGATCCGATGGTTACGGTCAGCCCGGATGGGAAGATCACTGACGTGAATGAGGCGAAAGTGAGCATCACTGGCGTACCCCGGGAAAAACTCATCGGGAGCGATTTTGCCAGTTATTTCACTGATCCTGCGGAGGCGCTTCAGGGACATCAGCAGGTCTTCAGGGAAGGATTCATCCGGGAATATCCGCTGGTACTCCGTCATGTTTCAGGACGGCTCACTGACGTCCTATACAACGCCTCCGTCTATAAAGATGATAAGGGTAATGTTTTCGGAGCGATCGCCGCCCTGCGCGATATCACCGATCGGAAAAAAGTGGAGGAGAAGCTGCATGAGACTTCCGCCTACGCCCGCAGTCTGATCGAGGCCAGTCTTGATCCGCTCTTTATCATCAGTCCGGATGGAAAGATCACCGGCGTGAATCTGGCCACCGAAGGGGTCACCGGCGTCACCCGGGAGTGGCTTATTGATTCTGATTTTTCCACCTACTTCACGGAGCCCAGCAAGGCGCGCGACAGTTATCGGAAGGTTCTCAAACAAGGACAAGTGAGAGATTATCCGCTTTCCATACACAATGCCTCAGGAACGATCACTGATGTGTCGTTCAACGCTTCGGTGTATAAGGACGCGTTGGGCGTGGTGCGCGGCATCTTTGCCACGGCGCGCGACGTGACCGAAACTAAAAAATTATCGCGGTACGCCCGCAGTCTGATCGAGGCCAGCCTCGACCCTTTGTTCACGGTCAGCGCCAACGGCAAGATAATGGACATGAACGAGGCGGCGATCAGGGCTACTGGGGTGTTGCGCGAGAAGCTTGTCGGAACCAATTTCCCCGATTATTTCACTGAGCCCCAAAAGGCCCGCGAGGGTTATGAACTGGTTTTCAAACAAGGATCGATCGCCGACTATCCTCTGACGATCCGGTCGCAAAGCGGCAACCTTGTTGATGTCCTTTACAATGCGTCGGTGTATAAAGACGACAAGGGCAACGTCTTGGGGGTGACTGGCGTCATGCGCGACAACACCCGGGCGAAGGAAAAGATTGACGTGATCGCATCGACTAGCAAGGAAATGGAGGCGTTCAGCGGTTCGGCTTCCCATGACCTCCGGGCGCCGTTGCGGGTTATCGACGGTTATGCGCAAATGCTCCTCGAAGATTACGCGGCGAAGCTCGATGATAACGGGAAGCAGATCGTCGCGAACATCCGGGCAAGTTCCGCGCAGATGCGAAAGCTGATTGACGATCTTCTGACATTTTCTCGCCTGGGACAGCAGGAAATAAAGAAGGAGTACGTTGCCATGGGCGCGATGGCCGAAGAGGTGTTCGAGGAGTTGAAAAAGGCCGCTCCGGACCGCCAGATCGAATGCAACATCCAGAAATTGCCGGACTCCCGGGCCGATAAGTCCACGCTTCGTCTGGTTTGGACCAACCTGCTTTCCAACGCCATCAAATACACCGGGCCGCGGGAAAAAGCGGTGATCGAGGTCGGCAGTAGGATCGAGACTGACAAGATAACCTATTACGTCAAAGACAACGGCGTCGGATTTGACATGAAAGACGTCAATAAGCTCTTCAACGTATTCCAACGGCTCCACAGCATTGACGAGTTTGAGGGTACGGGCGTGGGACTGGCCAATATCAAGCGCATCATCGAGCGGCATGGCGGCACGGCCTGGGCCGAAGGCAAGGTCGGCGAGGGGGCGACATTCTATTTCACCCTGCCCAAGGTCTGA
- a CDS encoding CxxC-x17-CxxC domain-containing protein, producing the protein MFKRDDNFGGRRGGGFGGGSGGFKPRGGRDDRFGGGGGSFGPPRMFETTCAACGQQCEVPFRPNGSKPTYCRECFQKQGGGQRDRFEGGHDRPNFSERRPAVGGGDCCRKTEERIVALDAKIERILIKLESMERTGEKSDKKEESVKEPVKKEKKEKKAKSDKKDAE; encoded by the coding sequence ATGTTCAAGCGCGATGATAATTTCGGAGGCAGGCGCGGCGGCGGTTTCGGCGGCGGTAGCGGCGGTTTCAAGCCGCGCGGCGGCCGCGATGACCGTTTTGGCGGTGGTGGCGGCAGCTTCGGTCCGCCGCGGATGTTCGAGACCACCTGTGCGGCTTGCGGCCAGCAGTGCGAGGTCCCGTTCCGGCCGAACGGCAGCAAACCGACCTACTGTCGGGAGTGCTTCCAGAAGCAGGGCGGCGGCCAGCGCGACCGTTTCGAAGGCGGCCATGATCGTCCTAATTTCAGCGAGCGTCGGCCGGCCGTCGGCGGCGGCGATTGTTGCCGCAAGACCGAAGAGCGGATCGTGGCTCTCGACGCCAAGATCGAACGCATCCTGATCAAGCTCGAGTCCATGGAACGGACCGGGGAGAAGTCGGATAAGAAGGAAGAGTCAGTAAAGGAGCCGGTCAAGAAAGAGAAGAAAGAAAAGAAGGCAAAGTCCGACAAGAAGGACGCGGAATAA
- the murF gene encoding UDP-N-acetylmuramoyl-tripeptide--D-alanyl-D-alanine ligase, producing the protein MRKFIQKQLAGHARRKILVQKPVVVAVTGSVGKSSAKQAMGAVLARKFKVGANEKNYNNEVGLPLTILRLPAGRRSYWKWLKILARAWWKSGRTEADYPQLLILEMAADHPGDIAYLTDIAPPDIAVVTAIGESHVENFGSIANVAKEKQVLVQRLGRDGVAILNHDDELVWAMREKTKAKVMSYGFHEEADVRAVEVSMHYDVESEDGCGLRLKIAAGGSTIPVFLPKVLGRHAAYAALAATAVGLAKGMNLVEIAEGLRAYEPPPGRTRCLAGIKRTLLIDDTYNASPRSTKAALAILRDLPADGERQRIAALGDMLELGTLSVSGHEEVGREAAGVGLDLLVLVGERMGDAQSAALAAGFPADRLVHFSTTEEAGRFVQEKMKKGDIILIKGSRGMHMDKVTKELMAEPLRAAELLVEAHE; encoded by the coding sequence ATGCGCAAATTCATCCAGAAACAGTTGGCCGGCCATGCCCGTCGGAAGATCCTGGTCCAGAAGCCCGTGGTCGTGGCCGTGACCGGTTCGGTTGGTAAGAGTTCGGCCAAGCAGGCCATGGGCGCAGTTTTGGCCCGCAAATTCAAGGTCGGCGCCAATGAAAAGAATTACAATAATGAGGTCGGCTTGCCGCTGACCATCTTGCGTTTGCCGGCCGGCCGGAGGTCATATTGGAAATGGCTGAAGATCCTGGCCCGCGCCTGGTGGAAGTCGGGCCGGACAGAGGCTGATTATCCGCAGCTGCTCATATTGGAAATGGCCGCCGATCATCCGGGCGACATCGCGTATCTCACCGACATCGCGCCGCCGGATATCGCCGTCGTGACCGCGATCGGCGAATCGCATGTCGAGAATTTCGGTTCGATCGCGAACGTCGCGAAAGAAAAACAGGTCCTGGTCCAACGGCTCGGCCGCGACGGCGTCGCGATCCTGAATCACGACGACGAACTGGTCTGGGCGATGCGGGAGAAGACCAAAGCCAAGGTCATGAGTTATGGTTTTCACGAGGAGGCCGACGTCCGCGCGGTCGAGGTGTCCATGCATTATGACGTCGAGTCCGAGGATGGCTGCGGCTTGCGGTTGAAGATCGCGGCTGGCGGCAGCACGATCCCGGTTTTTCTGCCGAAAGTCCTGGGTCGGCACGCGGCTTACGCGGCGCTCGCGGCCACGGCCGTGGGGCTCGCCAAAGGCATGAACCTCGTCGAGATCGCCGAGGGTCTGCGCGCGTACGAACCGCCGCCTGGCCGCACCCGCTGCCTCGCCGGCATCAAGCGGACACTGCTCATCGATGACACTTACAACGCTTCGCCGCGTTCGACGAAAGCGGCGCTGGCCATCTTGCGCGACCTGCCGGCTGACGGCGAACGCCAGCGCATCGCCGCCTTGGGCGACATGCTCGAACTCGGGACATTGTCAGTCTCCGGCCACGAAGAGGTCGGGCGTGAGGCTGCCGGCGTCGGTCTGGATCTGTTAGTGCTCGTCGGCGAGCGGATGGGCGATGCCCAGAGTGCCGCCCTGGCCGCCGGTTTCCCGGCTGATCGGCTGGTCCATTTCAGCACGACCGAAGAGGCTGGACGTTTCGTCCAGGAGAAGATGAAGAAGGGCGATATCATCCTGATCAAAGGTTCGCGCGGCATGCACATGGATAAGGTGACCAAAGAGCTCATGGCCGAACCGCTCCGCGCTGCGGAACTGCTGGTCGAAGCGCACGAATAG